One window from the genome of Cyclobacterium amurskyense encodes:
- a CDS encoding lysoplasmalogenase: MRKKEILWLYVFLFAALADISMIINSETSYRYFTKPLIMIALLMYFLQSTRLIKDSLLRTAVSAALFCSFLGDVLLLNNNLFLFGLGAFFITHVGYTIAFKLTQNHSFNLLEVNFIKMFIYNLPLYIVAALIYFLIHSQLNELKIPVIIYIMAIVMMVTMARERYGRTNKTSFWQLFIGAILFFTSDSLLALDRFFYPIVDGDLLIMATYILGQLLIVMGIRSHLLQVKSSQ, encoded by the coding sequence ATGCGCAAAAAAGAAATCCTATGGTTATACGTATTCCTGTTTGCAGCCCTAGCAGACATCTCAATGATCATTAATTCTGAAACCAGCTACAGGTATTTCACTAAACCACTGATAATGATTGCTTTGCTGATGTATTTCTTGCAAAGCACAAGGTTAATCAAAGATAGCTTGTTAAGAACTGCTGTTTCCGCCGCGTTGTTCTGCTCCTTCTTAGGGGATGTTTTGCTGCTAAACAACAACTTATTCTTATTCGGGTTGGGAGCCTTTTTTATAACACATGTTGGTTATACCATAGCATTTAAACTAACCCAAAACCATTCTTTTAATCTTCTGGAAGTGAATTTTATAAAAATGTTTATTTATAACCTTCCACTTTATATTGTGGCGGCCCTTATTTACTTTTTGATTCACTCACAGTTAAATGAGCTAAAAATACCAGTTATCATATACATAATGGCCATTGTCATGATGGTGACAATGGCCAGAGAAAGGTATGGAAGAACCAATAAAACCAGTTTTTGGCAACTGTTTATTGGTGCAATTCTCTTTTTTACTTCTGATAGCCTATTGGCCTTGGATCGATTCTTTTATCCCATAGTGGATGGAGACCTTTTAATAATGGCCACCTACATACTGGGACAGCTACTGATCGTCATGGGCATAAGAAGTCACCTATTACAGGTCAAAAGCTCCCAATAG
- a CDS encoding TolC family protein, with the protein MKKFLLLGLVMVISCKMYGQQEESLTFEKAVEIGLENNFDVKIASNQILLAENEKKQAGSLLMPVLDLNNTRIYRKEDTEQAFVSDPENPRIIPNAQTRNNNYSLVAIYGFRADAVVAMKRLGKLAEVSELEAKVVIENTVAAIATAYYRLVLEQQRYEVLEHTLKLSDERLEIAKAQYEFGRASKRDFLAAQVDYNADLTALVSQEQVIQNSRINLNELLAISPEKNFVVKDTITIKDSFSLEELKESAFDENKTFLVTQRMENVAYLQLKELRAQRLPTITLNGSYIDNTLNSDAGFLLSNQQQGINLGATISLNLFSGLALNRRIQAAKIQINNQKHLMEQYQNQMLSDLQRTYNTYENSKRLLEIERINYEVAVESSDITLDRFRLGITNYLEFRDAQVSRLQAESRLIESLYTIKENEIELMRLSGKIYFANTDM; encoded by the coding sequence ATGAAGAAATTTTTATTGCTAGGTTTGGTGATGGTGATTTCCTGCAAAATGTACGGACAGCAGGAAGAATCTTTAACGTTTGAAAAGGCAGTTGAGATTGGCTTGGAGAACAATTTTGACGTTAAAATTGCCAGCAACCAGATCTTATTGGCTGAAAATGAAAAAAAACAAGCGGGTAGTCTCTTGATGCCGGTTCTGGATTTGAACAATACCAGGATCTACAGAAAAGAAGATACTGAACAGGCCTTTGTAAGTGATCCAGAAAACCCAAGAATCATTCCCAACGCACAAACTAGAAACAATAATTATAGCCTTGTAGCTATTTATGGGTTTAGGGCCGATGCAGTGGTTGCGATGAAGCGTTTGGGCAAACTTGCAGAAGTAAGTGAGTTGGAAGCCAAAGTGGTGATTGAAAATACAGTAGCGGCTATAGCCACCGCTTATTACAGATTGGTACTTGAACAGCAACGGTATGAAGTGCTTGAGCACACTTTGAAACTGTCTGACGAAAGGCTGGAAATTGCCAAAGCCCAATATGAATTTGGAAGAGCGTCCAAAAGGGATTTTTTGGCAGCTCAGGTAGATTACAATGCGGATCTTACCGCCTTGGTTTCTCAAGAGCAAGTCATCCAAAATTCAAGAATAAATTTAAATGAATTGTTGGCCATTTCCCCCGAAAAGAATTTTGTGGTAAAAGACACGATTACCATTAAGGACTCTTTTTCTCTAGAAGAACTTAAAGAAAGTGCCTTCGACGAAAACAAAACCTTCTTGGTGACACAGAGAATGGAAAATGTGGCCTACCTGCAGTTGAAGGAATTGAGGGCGCAGCGCTTACCGACAATTACACTGAATGGTTCCTATATCGACAATACCTTAAATTCTGATGCGGGCTTTTTATTGAGTAATCAACAGCAAGGAATTAACCTGGGAGCGACCATTAGTTTAAATCTTTTTAGTGGTCTAGCCCTTAACCGGCGCATACAGGCTGCCAAAATTCAGATCAATAATCAAAAGCATTTGATGGAACAGTATCAAAATCAAATGTTGTCCGATCTTCAGCGAACCTATAATACCTACGAAAATAGCAAAAGACTTTTAGAGATCGAAAGGATCAATTATGAGGTAGCCGTAGAAAGCTCAGACATCACTTTGGATAGGTTCCGTTTAGGGATTACCAATTACCTTGAGTTTAGAGATGCCCAGGTGAGCAGGCTTCAAGCAGAGAGTAGATTGATAGAATCCCTTTATACGATTAAGGAAAATGAAATAGAACTAATGCGCCTTTCTGGTAAAATTTATTTTGCGAATACGGATATGTAA
- a CDS encoding efflux RND transporter permease subunit: MSSLSTISIRRPVLSIVMSLTILIFGIIGISFLGIREFPSVDPPVVNVRTSYVGANADVIEAQITEPLEEAINGISGIKSLTSISNDGNSSITVEFEIGADMEAAANDVRDKVSRAQRNLPPDTEPPIVSKQDADTQPIVFLNVQSNQRSLLELSDIATNIFKERLQTINGVSEIRIWGEKEYAMRLRMDPLRMASYGVTPLDILNKVQSENVELPTGRIEGESIELSVRTRSRMSTPEEFNRLIIKEEANNVVRFQDVGKAELAPLNERTVLKRDGVPMVGVALVPLPGSNSIEIMDEFYRRLEFIKKDLPADIELGIGFDTTKYIRNSISEVQQTIFVAFLLVVLIIFLFLRDWRTTFIPVLTIPISLIGVFFIMYMAGFSINVLTLLGIVLSIGLVVDDAIVVLENIYSKIENGEDPETAAEQGAEEIFFAVIATTVALAAVFLPVIFLTGTTGRLFREFGVVVAGAVIISSFVALTMTPMLSSKLLKKRERQNWLYNKTEPFFLWLNRVYVKALTSFMKVRWMSFVLIAVMGVGTYFLFNDIPSELAPLEDRGQIRINMAGPEGATFSYMDRIIDEMTEELSAIIPEEERAGLISVTSPGFGTASTNSGFVRVILNDASERNRSQQEIFDEVSVYLKNKTAVRAFGAQEPSIGDRRAGLPIQYVIQAQTLEKLKEIIPVFMDKVGQSPVFTFPDVNLKFTKPELEIEIDREKARNIGVSVQEIARTLQLSYSGQRFDYFIMNGKQYQVVGEMQLEDRNEPINLRMLYVRGEDGQLIQMDNLVSINERSTPPQLYRYNRFVSATVQAGLAPGQTVGIGLEEMDRIAAEVLDETYTTDVAGLSKEYRDSSSSLVFAFVFALVLIYLVLSAQFESFMDPLTIMFTVPLAIFGALFSLWLFDFTLNVFSQIGIIMLIGLVTKNGILIVEFANQRKAQGIPIAEAIEGAAAARFRPILMTSLSTILGILPIALALGAGSEGRVPMGVAVVGGMLLATVLTLFIIPGIYTYLTSKQGRLARV, translated from the coding sequence ATGTCTAGTTTATCAACCATCAGTATTCGCAGGCCAGTGTTGTCAATAGTGATGTCACTCACTATTTTAATATTTGGTATTATAGGGATCTCTTTTCTTGGTATTAGAGAGTTTCCAAGTGTAGATCCTCCTGTAGTCAATGTAAGGACTTCCTATGTTGGAGCCAATGCAGATGTTATTGAGGCCCAAATCACCGAACCTCTGGAAGAAGCCATTAATGGTATATCCGGTATAAAATCATTGACTTCTATTAGTAACGATGGTAACAGTAGCATAACTGTTGAGTTTGAAATTGGAGCAGACATGGAGGCAGCGGCCAATGATGTTCGGGACAAAGTGTCTAGAGCTCAAAGGAACCTTCCTCCCGATACGGAGCCTCCCATAGTGTCCAAACAAGATGCCGATACTCAGCCCATCGTTTTTTTAAATGTTCAGAGTAATCAGCGCAGTTTATTGGAGCTTTCTGATATTGCTACCAACATTTTCAAAGAAAGACTGCAGACCATAAATGGTGTCAGCGAAATTCGAATTTGGGGTGAAAAGGAATATGCCATGCGCTTGAGGATGGACCCTTTAAGAATGGCCTCTTATGGAGTGACCCCCTTGGATATACTTAACAAAGTACAAAGTGAAAATGTGGAGCTTCCTACAGGAAGAATAGAGGGGGAATCCATTGAATTGTCTGTAAGGACAAGGAGCCGGATGAGTACTCCGGAGGAATTCAATAGGTTGATTATAAAAGAAGAAGCGAACAATGTGGTTCGGTTTCAGGATGTGGGAAAAGCTGAATTGGCACCGCTGAATGAAAGAACCGTTCTGAAAAGGGATGGTGTACCGATGGTCGGTGTTGCCTTGGTTCCGCTGCCGGGATCGAATAGTATTGAGATAATGGACGAGTTTTATCGTCGTCTGGAATTTATCAAAAAAGACCTTCCGGCAGATATTGAGCTCGGTATAGGTTTTGATACAACCAAGTACATAAGAAATTCAATCAGTGAGGTGCAACAAACTATTTTCGTCGCTTTTTTACTGGTGGTGCTTATAATTTTCCTTTTCCTAAGAGATTGGCGAACGACTTTTATCCCTGTACTAACGATTCCAATAAGCTTAATTGGTGTCTTTTTCATCATGTACATGGCTGGATTTTCAATCAATGTGCTGACCTTATTGGGGATAGTTTTGTCCATAGGCTTAGTGGTGGATGATGCCATTGTGGTATTAGAAAACATTTACTCTAAAATAGAAAATGGAGAAGACCCTGAAACCGCAGCAGAGCAGGGGGCAGAAGAAATTTTCTTTGCAGTTATAGCCACCACGGTGGCTTTGGCCGCTGTTTTTTTACCAGTAATATTTCTTACCGGAACCACTGGAAGGTTATTTAGAGAGTTTGGTGTTGTAGTCGCAGGAGCGGTGATTATTTCTTCCTTTGTAGCACTGACGATGACCCCTATGCTTAGCTCCAAACTCTTGAAAAAAAGGGAGCGTCAAAATTGGTTGTACAATAAAACCGAACCATTTTTCCTTTGGTTAAACCGAGTCTACGTAAAGGCGCTTACTTCCTTTATGAAAGTAAGGTGGATGTCTTTTGTCCTTATAGCAGTTATGGGAGTTGGCACTTACTTTCTTTTCAACGATATCCCATCTGAACTTGCTCCATTGGAGGATAGGGGACAGATTAGAATCAATATGGCTGGACCAGAAGGAGCTACTTTTAGTTATATGGATCGAATTATTGACGAAATGACAGAGGAATTATCAGCCATTATTCCCGAAGAGGAAAGGGCTGGTTTAATTTCTGTTACTTCACCTGGGTTTGGTACAGCAAGTACCAATTCTGGATTCGTTCGGGTGATATTAAATGACGCTTCTGAACGAAACAGAAGTCAGCAGGAGATTTTTGATGAGGTATCTGTTTACCTGAAAAATAAAACAGCTGTCAGAGCATTTGGTGCTCAGGAACCATCTATTGGTGATAGGAGAGCAGGATTACCCATCCAGTACGTTATCCAGGCCCAGACTCTGGAAAAATTGAAAGAAATCATTCCTGTATTTATGGACAAGGTTGGGCAGAGTCCGGTATTTACCTTTCCTGATGTTAATCTTAAATTTACCAAGCCTGAGCTTGAAATTGAGATTGATAGGGAAAAGGCAAGGAATATTGGCGTATCTGTACAAGAGATTGCTAGGACCCTTCAGCTCAGTTATTCAGGCCAGCGCTTTGATTATTTCATCATGAATGGCAAGCAATATCAGGTAGTAGGAGAGATGCAGTTGGAGGATAGGAATGAACCAATAAACCTTAGGATGTTATACGTTAGAGGTGAAGATGGACAATTGATACAGATGGACAACCTGGTTAGTATCAATGAAAGAAGTACTCCGCCTCAGCTTTATCGTTACAATAGATTTGTAAGTGCAACAGTTCAGGCCGGTCTGGCACCGGGGCAAACCGTAGGGATTGGCTTGGAAGAAATGGATAGAATAGCTGCAGAGGTCTTGGATGAAACTTATACCACTGATGTTGCAGGGCTTTCGAAAGAGTATAGGGACAGTTCTAGCAGCTTGGTTTTTGCTTTTGTTTTTGCCTTGGTGTTGATTTATCTGGTGTTATCTGCTCAGTTTGAAAGTTTTATGGATCCGTTAACGATTATGTTTACTGTGCCATTGGCTATTTTCGGAGCTTTATTCTCCTTGTGGTTGTTTGATTTTACGCTAAATGTGTTTAGCCAGATTGGTATTATTATGTTGATAGGGCTGGTTACAAAAAATGGTATTTTAATTGTGGAGTTTGCCAATCAGCGCAAGGCGCAGGGGATTCCTATAGCCGAGGCCATAGAAGGAGCAGCCGCAGCTAGATTTAGGCCTATATTAATGACCAGTTTATCTACAATTTTGGGAATCTTACCAATAGCACTTGCTTTAGGGGCTGGTTCGGAAGGAAGAGTTCCCATGGGGGTGGCAGTAGTTGGCGGTATGTTACTGGCCACGGTGCTTACCTTATTTATTATTCCAGGTATTTATACTTATTTGACCTCTAAACAAGGAAGATTAGCAAGAGTTTAA
- a CDS encoding efflux RND transporter periplasmic adaptor subunit — MKNQTKIILIGIILLVIGFIFFYPRMSLFTNSDSTQAESTAQSAKSNLPVEVIELKEENLETSLNITGTLIPNEIVNLRPEVAGLVEKITFQEGQFVRKGTPLLYLNDDELKAQYDRLEYTKKLYESQESRQKQLLTKEAISQEEYDIVLNQYNTNLADLRLIEAQLNKTVIKAPFDGELGFRQISEGSVIGTSDLIATIVNVDPIKIEFSIPERYSDEIKLGSVIYFRSNVNNDEAEGKVYAIEPNIDAATRTLKIRAKSANKQKKFLPGMFVRVRLVLDEVSDAILVPSESVIPELEGYKVFISRNGVVESRKVVIGQRTDTRVQLVEGVKPGELVLTTGVLQARDGMSVDVNLTN; from the coding sequence ATGAAAAACCAAACTAAAATCATTTTGATAGGTATTATCCTATTGGTAATTGGATTTATATTTTTTTATCCAAGAATGAGTCTTTTTACTAATAGTGATTCCACCCAAGCGGAAAGTACGGCACAAAGTGCTAAATCTAATCTTCCTGTGGAAGTTATAGAGTTGAAGGAAGAGAACCTCGAAACCAGTTTAAATATTACAGGAACATTAATCCCGAATGAAATTGTAAACCTTCGGCCAGAGGTGGCAGGCCTGGTGGAAAAAATCACATTTCAGGAAGGTCAATTTGTAAGAAAAGGAACGCCTCTCTTGTATTTAAATGATGATGAGTTAAAAGCTCAATACGATCGACTTGAATATACCAAAAAACTTTATGAAAGTCAGGAGAGTAGGCAAAAGCAATTACTTACAAAAGAAGCCATCAGTCAGGAAGAGTATGATATCGTACTCAACCAATACAATACGAACTTAGCAGACTTGCGCTTGATAGAAGCGCAATTAAATAAAACGGTCATAAAAGCACCTTTTGATGGTGAGTTAGGCTTCAGGCAAATCTCGGAAGGAAGTGTGATAGGTACTTCAGACCTGATAGCTACCATTGTGAATGTGGATCCTATAAAGATTGAATTTTCAATTCCTGAGCGATATTCAGATGAGATAAAATTAGGGTCGGTTATTTATTTCCGTTCCAATGTGAACAATGATGAGGCAGAGGGGAAAGTGTATGCCATCGAACCCAATATTGATGCGGCAACACGTACCCTTAAGATAAGGGCGAAAAGTGCGAATAAACAGAAAAAATTTCTCCCAGGGATGTTTGTCAGAGTACGCCTGGTTTTAGATGAAGTATCTGATGCCATTTTGGTCCCTTCCGAATCTGTTATTCCTGAATTAGAAGGGTACAAGGTGTTTATTAGCAGGAATGGGGTTGTTGAATCAAGAAAAGTGGTGATCGGGCAGAGAACGGACACTAGGGTTCAGCTGGTAGAAGGGGTGAAGCCAGGAGAGCTGGTATTGACCACAGGAGTATTACAAGCAAGGGATGGAATGTCCGTGGATGTTAATTTAACGAACTGA
- a CDS encoding TonB-dependent receptor, whose product MKQLLQKRMLVVLLLFLAIGSSYGQVTTSSVQGSVLDNDGEALIGATVKATHEPSGSVYGAVTNLDGRFNLPNLRVGGPYSIEINYLGFESQLFTGIVLRLGEVYNLNAALSDGDTELTEFVVEGTRGSDFTANRTGTATNISNEQLKNLPQINRSVLEFTRLTPQASGNSFAGRDARYNNLQIDGANFNNGFGLSGDPLPGGNSQPISLDAIEEITVNIAPYDVLQSGFTGAGINAVTRSGTNTFEGSAYYFLKNQSLQGNKIGDNELEAVDAATNNFGFRLGGPIIKNKLFFFVNAEREILTGANASGVNLWRPSEDGIADPENNIARPTRTDLEAVQNHLINQWGYDPGRYEGYANEAKQSSTKLLARIDWNINERNKLAVRYNQVIGTSNQLANATSGPRPRAPWPNGARVSQNAITFENGNYGFENSVRSITAELNSYINPSWSNQLLATYSKIQDKRTSPSDQLFPFVDIWDGGNMIDDGFGNLVKDKGSMNYISFGTELFTFNNDVINNNYSIINNLNYVEGKHNITMGAAFEIQNFGNSYTRMGTSYYRYASVADFLSTGTANEVAPTMFGLTYPYAGKDTYSRVNFGLASLYAQDKYAVSNDLSITFGLRAELPIYLNELTPNPSINEITLTNQFGMPTNYNSGMWPKSKLMVSPRFGFNYDVFGDRSLTLRGGTGVFSGRVPFVWLTNMPTNAGVIQNNVEPGSYEQVEGWIDNITFQPERYYYVENVPQGAEDVFISSPTEGAPGSFALVDPDFKMPMVWRSSFGLDYQIPNTPLLLTSDFLYTKDINAVFQYGANRIRSNNTMNYGASNAQDDYGDNREIFLPGQSTAYNSVMGGNNATVLSNTNVKGRSFSGTVGLSVPYHRGLSASLYYTYSSAKDVTANDGSNASSAWGASPTINSPNDQMLHISNFAIPHRIVGSVSYRFEYGNALATTIGMYYNGAHQGRFSYVYSNDFNGDGITGDLIYLPESSSTMNFVDITDDDDVVYTAEEQRAAFDAYVEENGLSKYRGGYLPRNAFLNPWLNRFDIRILQDVSQTFGKMKNTVQLSVDIVNLGNLLNSDWGIQDNLNGAENLLARAGSVSPTPNFNLNTVSGSLPMTPFRNASGFGTTWSMQVGLRYLF is encoded by the coding sequence ATGAAGCAACTGTTACAAAAGAGAATGCTTGTTGTGCTATTACTCTTCCTAGCAATAGGAAGCAGTTATGGGCAAGTCACTACCAGTTCCGTTCAGGGCTCGGTTCTTGACAATGATGGAGAGGCACTGATAGGTGCAACGGTAAAAGCAACTCACGAACCCTCTGGGTCTGTGTATGGAGCGGTTACCAATCTGGATGGAAGGTTTAACCTACCCAATTTACGAGTTGGAGGACCTTATTCGATAGAAATTAACTATCTGGGTTTTGAGTCTCAACTATTCACTGGAATAGTATTGAGGTTAGGGGAGGTTTACAACCTTAATGCTGCCCTTTCTGATGGAGATACTGAATTGACAGAGTTTGTAGTCGAAGGAACTCGAGGTTCAGATTTTACTGCTAACAGGACAGGTACTGCTACTAACATTTCGAACGAACAATTAAAAAATCTTCCGCAAATCAACAGGAGTGTACTGGAGTTTACTAGATTGACCCCACAGGCTAGCGGAAATTCCTTTGCAGGTAGAGATGCCAGGTACAATAACCTACAAATTGATGGAGCCAATTTCAATAATGGTTTTGGACTAAGTGGAGACCCTCTTCCAGGAGGAAATTCTCAGCCGATTTCACTAGATGCAATTGAAGAAATTACAGTGAATATAGCTCCTTATGATGTGCTTCAAAGTGGATTTACAGGAGCAGGAATCAATGCAGTAACGAGAAGCGGTACAAATACCTTCGAAGGTTCTGCTTATTATTTCCTCAAAAATCAATCTCTTCAAGGGAATAAAATTGGAGACAATGAATTGGAAGCGGTAGATGCGGCAACCAATAACTTTGGATTTAGATTGGGTGGACCAATCATCAAAAACAAGTTGTTCTTCTTTGTGAACGCTGAAAGGGAAATACTAACTGGGGCCAATGCTTCCGGGGTGAACCTTTGGAGACCATCTGAAGATGGTATTGCTGATCCGGAAAATAACATCGCCAGACCTACAAGAACAGACTTGGAGGCTGTACAAAATCACCTGATCAACCAATGGGGCTACGACCCAGGAAGATATGAAGGCTATGCCAACGAAGCAAAGCAATCCAGTACGAAACTACTTGCGAGGATTGACTGGAATATCAATGAGAGAAATAAGCTTGCTGTCAGGTACAATCAGGTAATTGGTACTTCCAACCAGTTGGCCAATGCCACCTCAGGTCCTCGTCCAAGAGCTCCTTGGCCAAATGGAGCTAGAGTTAGCCAGAATGCAATCACTTTTGAAAATGGAAATTATGGGTTTGAGAATTCAGTAAGATCCATTACTGCAGAATTGAACAGTTATATCAATCCGAGCTGGTCAAATCAATTGTTAGCTACCTATTCAAAAATTCAAGACAAAAGAACTTCACCTTCTGACCAACTTTTTCCATTCGTAGATATCTGGGATGGTGGAAATATGATAGATGATGGTTTTGGAAATTTGGTAAAGGATAAAGGCTCAATGAATTATATATCCTTCGGTACAGAGTTGTTTACCTTTAATAATGATGTTATTAATAATAACTATTCTATTATCAATAACCTGAACTATGTAGAAGGTAAGCACAACATCACCATGGGAGCTGCCTTTGAAATTCAGAATTTTGGTAACAGTTATACCAGAATGGGAACTTCTTATTACAGGTATGCATCAGTAGCTGATTTTTTATCTACAGGTACCGCCAATGAAGTAGCTCCTACCATGTTTGGCTTGACTTACCCATATGCAGGAAAAGACACCTATTCAAGGGTTAATTTTGGTTTGGCTTCACTTTATGCACAAGATAAATATGCAGTTAGCAATGACCTTAGCATTACATTTGGTCTGCGTGCAGAACTTCCTATTTACCTTAATGAGTTAACCCCTAATCCATCTATCAATGAGATTACACTGACCAATCAGTTTGGAATGCCTACGAATTACAATTCGGGAATGTGGCCAAAATCAAAATTGATGGTTTCTCCGCGATTTGGCTTTAACTATGATGTGTTCGGAGACCGTTCGCTTACCTTAAGAGGAGGTACCGGCGTATTCTCAGGAAGAGTTCCATTTGTTTGGTTGACCAATATGCCTACCAATGCTGGTGTGATTCAAAATAATGTTGAACCGGGAAGCTATGAGCAAGTAGAAGGATGGATTGATAATATTACTTTCCAGCCTGAGCGTTACTACTATGTAGAAAATGTACCGCAAGGAGCTGAAGATGTATTTATTTCTTCACCTACAGAAGGAGCTCCTGGATCTTTTGCTTTGGTTGATCCTGATTTTAAAATGCCTATGGTTTGGAGATCTAGTTTTGGCTTGGATTATCAAATTCCAAACACGCCATTGTTATTGACTTCTGATTTCTTGTATACCAAGGATATCAATGCGGTTTTCCAATACGGAGCCAACAGAATCAGGTCTAACAATACCATGAATTATGGCGCAAGCAATGCCCAAGATGATTATGGTGACAACCGAGAAATATTCCTTCCTGGCCAAAGTACAGCTTATAACAGTGTAATGGGTGGAAACAATGCCACAGTACTTTCCAATACCAATGTTAAAGGAAGAAGCTTTAGTGGAACAGTAGGCTTGTCAGTGCCTTATCATAGAGGTCTAAGTGCATCTTTGTACTATACTTATTCTTCTGCAAAAGACGTGACTGCAAACGATGGATCCAATGCGAGTTCTGCATGGGGTGCAAGCCCTACGATCAATAGTCCAAATGATCAAATGTTGCACATCTCAAATTTCGCTATCCCTCATCGAATAGTCGGAAGTGTGAGTTACAGGTTTGAATATGGAAATGCATTGGCAACTACTATCGGTATGTACTATAATGGTGCCCACCAAGGAAGGTTCTCTTATGTTTATAGTAATGACTTTAATGGAGATGGTATAACAGGAGATTTGATTTACCTTCCTGAAAGTTCTTCTACCATGAATTTTGTGGATATTACTGATGATGACGATGTAGTGTATACTGCTGAAGAGCAAAGAGCAGCATTTGATGCTTATGTTGAGGAAAATGGATTAAGCAAATACAGAGGTGGATACCTGCCAAGAAACGCTTTCCTAAACCCTTGGTTAAATCGTTTTGATATCAGAATATTGCAGGATGTTTCTCAAACTTTCGGTAAAATGAAAAACACCGTTCAATTGAGTGTGGATATTGTTAACTTGGGTAACCTACTAAATAGTGATTGGGGAATTCAGGACAATTTAAATGGTGCTGAAAACCTGCTTGCAAGAGCTGGATCAGTAAGTCCAACACCTAACTTTAACCTTAATACAGTTTCAGGCAGCTTGCCAATGACTCCTTTTAGAAATGCCAGTGGCTTTGGAACAACCTGGAGCATGCAGGTTGGTTTGAGATATCTTTTTTAA